The genomic stretch TATTAAATTcgtaaacttgaaaaaatttgatataaattgattaaaaagatGATGTTTTAGTATAGAGTTGAGTTCAAAACTTAATTCGAGTTTTAACTTAAGCCAATCTCAAACGTGACTCCTCTCAAACAAGTTGAACTTGAACACTTTTAAAGTGAGCTCAAGCTTGGATCCACTTCAATCGAACCAAGCTTGAGACCCAAAGAGCAGGCAGACACTTCATGTTTGCAAGTTGTATAACACAACATATATAGTGAATTATCATTTTGCTCACTCTATTCTAGtattatttcaatttggttGAACTTTATGCAGACCACTAGCTACTTGCTTTCCGTGCCGAAAATAAGAGTGGATTTGAACTCCTTGATCAAAAATGGCCTTCCAGCCTTTGATGGAAGCTGTAGAAATGGCACACAAGTCAAAGCAATTTACAGAAGAATCCATCAAAGAAAAACCACCAAAGTTCAAACCACCCAATCACCCCAAAAATTACAATCAATACTAACATCATTCTTCAAGTGGAGAAGGCTCAGCAAGTACAAGAGCGACACCATGAAAAGACAAGAGGAAACTGATGGTGGTGGCCACTTTGGCTGCCACCATGAGTTTCCAGATTGCAACAAATCCACCAGGTGGCTACTGGCAAGAAGACACCACTCATTCGAAGCTGAAACCTGCCCAAAGGGGGTAATTTGCAGAGCTGGAACTTCAATTCATGCATACACAGATGGGTACTACTACTTAACAATCATAAGCATAATCTCATTCTCAGCATCGCTCAGCATAATTTTGCGGCTCATTAGTGGAGTTCCTCTCAGGAATAGAGTTTCTGTGGAAATTGTGCTTGTAAAAATGTGGGTTACGGTGCTCTTTATTGCCAATGCATACGTTATCTCAATAGACTTGGTAATGCCATATGATGAAATATTTCATAGTTTGAATAGCCCGTGGCGTCAGGTCTTCTCGAGGATTTGGGCTTTGTCGCTTATcgctataatttttatacatgtaaTAAGATTTTACTGGTGGGTGTTGAAGAAGCTGTTCATGGGGGTGATTTTTGTGACTAAACGTTGctgttttaagaagaaaaaacagcTTGATCAGCCTGTGGTGAGTGCTTAGAAAAATCAGATATAATCTTATTATCTATTGAAGTGTacacatttgatcaataaattatgtatgaacaataaaattttatgtaatctaTTGATAGACTTCTCATATTCTATCAGTTAATGTTGCATTATGAATTCTTATTTTGGATGGAAATAGGAGggaataaaaggaagaaaaaattaaatttaacaaatgtttgatttattttctatttgcttttattatataaataatatattattatgtaattagatattattttttaatttaaaattatacaattacatGATAGCACTCATCAaatgtgtataaatatttatacttaaagtgagtatatataattttatatatatataaatttgaatttcttcgTATAACCAAACAACTATAACCATTTTTTATATGGCACTTATTGATAATTGCATAAAATTATGATTGGCTTGTCAATCACAaacatgttttgtttttttatcaagGGAGTTTGTAAATTGTCAATATTACCCATCAAAGGTGCCTTCTTTTTTGAAAGTGAAATCTCCAATATTGAGAGTGCCGTGACTTTCGCATGTGATTTAGGGACTGacttgtcaattttcaaaagacACTCTCAATAAAAATCAACCACCCACTGTGTTATCTATGAGGACGATCAAAACCCAAGGTCAAGTGAAAATGCAGACAATGCATAATCtcgtttaaaaattattataaggaATATGAGTTACTATTTGCCATGGCTTCCACAATCTCtcgaatttaaataataattttgtgtcGTCTTGGAaccatttttcacatttttaacCATTGTAATCAATGTAATATCACTGcttttctcttcaaattattcaaataatatcacTAGGCTCTTGGTTTTTTTTGTAACCACATTAAAAATCGatcatatcttaatttttttgtgtctcttcctcttctaatattgaattttataaccATTCAATGTACTTCTCGTGGGTGCTAGgagtgttcaaaattatctgataaccgaactaaatcaaattttgaatcaaaaaccaaataaaaaaatagattatttaaaaactgGTTCGAATATCAATtcataaatatagaaaaactgGCTTTTTGATTTGATTACTGGTTggtctaatttttaaaatcgattAATTGAACTgaatcagtttttaaaaaattgaataaaaattaggagtatttacaaaaaaaaattaataaaataagataattcttTGAAATTCGATTTAAAACTGATCAACTAAAAATTCGATCtgattaattagtattttcgattcaattcaaaattgattaatctttaaatcagttttatttcggtttataatttttctcaaatcaaaaatttgattcaatttaaaaaattgataaaccaATTTAGTTAAAtggttttgaacacccctagcCGGTGCAAATCCCATCACTAACAATATCAAAGATGTGGCTGCGTATTTGAACACAATAAATGCAAAAGTCTATTTTGGTTCAAGAATTTTTTCCGGTATAGGCAATTTCgttgaaatttcaattaatagagAAGAGGTTGAGGTTGATATCCTCTCCTACCCTGAGATTACAGGGACGGAACTGGCAGAGAAATTgcagaaaagaaaaactatgTCAAGGGAAACGGAGCTTATTGCTGAAAATGGCACTCAAACGCTGTATGAAGCAAGCATGAGGGGATGTGTAGCCACCTTGAACACATTGATACAGAATGATCCAATCATTCTCCATATCCAAAGTTTTAaggaacaaaattaaaattcatcctcaaaagtaacattttaaaaataaagtctaATTTTGTGTCTAAAATGAATCTTAAGTGTTAAGGAAccatattaaaatttcatcttttaaaaataatattttagacaaaactaaaattatttggaaaaataaatcctaaattttagaagataaaattaaaattgtctttaaaaacaatattttgagacgaaattaaattaaaattttgtttctaaaaataaCTTCTTgggacaaaattataataatgaagcttgttagttatatatatgttaaaaagaATTTCTCTAAGAACCAGACAAGTAAAGCCGTCATTCATCGCACAGACTTCTAAATCACAAACACGCCTGctttttttaaagtgaaatatCCATTATTGAGAGCGCCTTCAGGCTCATGTGGttgatattctttctttctctaattACAATTCTTGGAGATAAAAGAATCCAAAAAGGAGAGAATTTCAGCAAAACCAAGAGAAGACAGAAATGGAGATTCAAGCTCAGGAAGCAGCTCAAAATGACACTCAAATTCTGTATGAAGCAAGCATGAGGGGATGTGTAGCAACCTTGAACACATTGATACAGAATGATCCATTAATTCTCCATAAAATTTCACTCACTCCCTTCACTGAAACTCCCTTGCACATCTCAGCTTTGCTTGGTCATGTTGAGTTCACCAAAGCTATTGTGAGCCAAAAGCCTCAACTTGTCGCAGAGTTGGACTCTTTCAAACGCTCACCTCTTCACTTGGCTGCTGCTGAGGGCCACAGTGAAATTGTCAAAGAGCTGTTAATAGCAAATAAGGATGTGAGTATGGTTGCTGACCAAGAGGGGAGAATTCCTCTCCATTTGGCTGCAATGAGAGGGAGAGTTGAGGTGATAAAAGAGCTTATAAGTGCAAAACCTGAGTCAATTTTTGAGCCAATCCGTGCAGAAACAGCTTTACATTTCTGTGTTAAGCTCAATCATTTGGATGCACTCAAAGTATTGGTGGCATCAGTTGATGATGAGGAGTTTCTCAACTCCAAAAACTTTGAAGGAAACTCTATCTTGCAAGTATCTACTATGTTGCAGCAGTATGAGGCATAAGCCTTTTTATCTCGTGCTTAATTTGCTTAAATTCTAAGTACGATgagattcaaactgagtttatTTTTGCTTGAGTTAGGCTAGAATGAGTCCGAAATGAGTTCAACTCAAGtgagttaaatattattgagtttgagttttaaaggTGTTCAGTTCGTTAAAttcataaacttaaaaaaatttgacacaaattgactaaaaaatattattttggccAATAcgcatcaaaatgatattattttggtaTAGAGTCGAGTTCAaagctcaatttgagtttgaactcaagccaaactcaaactcgccTTCTCTCAAACAAGTCGAATTCGAATACTTTTGAAGCGAGTTTAAGCTTGGATCTACTTAAATCAAACCGAGCTCGAGACCCAAAGAGTAGGCAGGCACTTCATGTTTGCTAGTTGTATAACGCAACATATGTAGCGAATTATCATTTTGTTCACTCTATTCTAGTATTATTTCCATTTGGTTGAACTTTATGCAGACCACTAGCTACTTGCTTTCCGTGCCAAAAATGAGAGTGGATTTGAACTCCTTCATCAAAAATGGCTTTCCAGCCTTTGGTGGAAGCTGCAGGAACGGCACAACTCGAAGCAATTTACAGAAGAATCCCATCAAAGAAACAACCACCAAAGTTCAAACCACTCAATCACCCCAAaagttaaaatcaataataacatcATTCCTCAAATGGAGAAGGCTCATCAACTACAAGAGCGACCGCCACGAAAAAATGAGAGGCAACTTGATGGTGTTGGCCAGCTTGATTGCCAAAATGAGTTTCCAGATTGCAACAAGCCCACCAGGTGGCTACTGGCAAGCAGACGCCACTAATCTGAAAGAAGAAACCTGCCCAAAGGGGGTTTGCAGTGCTGGAACTTCAATTCACGCATACACTCATGAAAATGAGTACCACTTATTAACATTCGTGAACACGGTCTCATTCTCAGCATCGATCAGCATAATTTTGTGGCTCATTAGTGGAGTTTTGGTGGGAATTTTGCTGGTAAAAATGTGGGTTACGGTGTTGTTTATCGTCGGTGCATACTATTTGTCAATAAGCTTGGTGATGCCACATGAAATACTTGATAGTATTAGTAACTGGTGCCCATGGGTTTATGTTTGGTCGCTTATcgctataatttttatacatgtaaTAAGATCTTGCTGGTGGGTGTTGAAGAAGCTGTTCATGGGGGTGATTTTCGTGGCTAAATGGTGCTGTTTTAAGAAGAAATGGGGTGGAATAAGaggttgaaaaaattaaattaaataaatgtttgatttattatcTATTTGTCTTAAATCTTACATTTGATTTCTcctatcatattaaatatataaaaaaaaccaaataatgttatgcatacaattttttattatataaataatatgttattatacaattaggtgttattttttctttaatttaaaattatacaattacatgataacactcATCAAGTGTGTATCAATATTTGTACTCAAAGTgggtatgtatagttttattgataaaatgcaAACATTATTTTGCATTGATCGAAATGTTATTATAAGATCTAGGGTTTCTTTATATATCATctcataaaatttacaaaaaattgcCTAACACATTACATATCAttcactgttttttttttaaatgagaaattcTTATTTAAGTCGAATTATCCTTTTAATGTTAAACTTaccatatcaaataaataaaatcccGAATTTAATAACTGACTACACATATGTCTTCTTTGTTATTTGGATGCAATCATTTTTGCCGCTTAAACTATCTACTTGAAgctattttcactatttttaagACCCGAAATCATAGAATGAGATATTCgtaagagcaatgttatatagGCACACTTctaagtatataattatgtacatattatatatcattttatgattAGGTATTGTTCTACCTTATGCTTGATATAATTATGTACacatttttgagtatataattacacttttgattatataattgagcAATGCCAGAGATGCCCATGTGTTATTTTCGgcaggaaaaataaaaaagggtgcAAATGCTTGATATGTGTATTTTTGCATCCCTATTCTTTTCATAGCCAAAACAATAGCTaccaagaagaaaaatggattGACTAAAGGTGTTTGAGTGAAGTTTGGACATTGGAAATCCTTCAGCCTTGCCATGATTAACAAAAACTTCAGAGGACAAGTAATTATGGTGTGGCTTTGGCAAAACTGTTTTCTGTTTTGATGAATTTCTAAACTTTATTCataagtttaagatttatgggTTATGGATTGATGTTAAGATGATTATATAAAGGTTTTTACATTTAAAGAATGTGGAAATAGTATAGAGTTATATGAATGTGCTGGTTGTGTTAAGATTAAAGAGATGATAATGTGGTTCTCGATTTGAGATGTGTTTTGGTTGGTTGTTATTGGATTGTTGGAAGTTGGCCAGAATTCATAGAAACCTGTAGGGACAATTTTCAGATCATAGTATATGATCATGTGTGACAGCTCACATACCCGTGTATCCCTTTGTAAAGAAATAGCTCGCGAGTAGCAGCACATTCGTCTTGAGGAAAAGCTCAAATGATCATGCAGTATAGGGCAAACATCTATGAATGGCTTCCCCATTAGTGGACGCATGTGTTAGAGTATGATGAAATGCCCGTGTTGAGTTGGTGAGGAATATGGGGATGTAAA from Mangifera indica cultivar Alphonso chromosome 6, CATAS_Mindica_2.1, whole genome shotgun sequence encodes the following:
- the LOC123219631 gene encoding uncharacterized protein LOC123219631: MEIQAQEAAQNDTQMPYEASMTGYLATLNTLIQNDPFILHKISLTPFTETPLHISALLGHVEFTKAITTSYLLSVPKIRVDLNSLIKNGLPAFDGSCRNGTQVKAIYRRIHQRKTTKVQTTQSPQKLQSILTSFFKWRRLSKYKSDTMKRQEETDGGGHFGCHHEFPDCNKSTRWLLARRHHSFEAETCPKGVICRAGTSIHAYTDGYYYLTIISIISFSASLSIILRLISGVPLRNRVSVEIVLVKMWVTVLFIANAYVISIDLVMPYDEIFHSLNSPWRQVFSRIWALSLIAIIFIHVIRFYWWVLKKLFMGVIFVTKRCCFKKKKQLDQPVVSA
- the LOC123219632 gene encoding ankyrin repeat-containing protein BDA1-like, coding for MEIQAQEAAQNDTQILYEASMRGCVATLNTLIQNDPLILHKISLTPFTETPLHISALLGHVEFTKAIVSQKPQLVAELDSFKRSPLHLAAAEGHSEIVKELLIANKDVSMVADQEGRIPLHLAAMRGRVEVIKELISAKPESIFEPIRAETALHFCVKLNHLDALKVLVASVDDEEFLNSKNFEGNSILQVSTMLQQYETTSYLLSVPKMRVDLNSFIKNGFPAFGGSCRNGTTRSNLQKNPIKETTTKVQTTQSPQKLKSIITSFLKWRRLINYKSDRHEKMRGNLMVLASLIAKMSFQIATSPPGGYWQADATNLKEETCPKGVCSAGTSIHAYTHENEYHLLTFVNTVSFSASISIILWLISGVLVGILLFLEIKEFKEERISEKMQNREKTEMEIQAQEAAQNDTQMPYEASMRGCVATLNTLIQNDPFILHKISLTPFTETPLHISAVLGHVEFTKAIVSSVRMSPNQAQLK